Below is a genomic region from Desulfovibrio intestinalis.
TGTTTGAAAACAGTATCTTGTTGGTTTCCATGTCAATAATACAGACAGGATTGGAAAACGCGTCCAAGATGTCGCGCAGTTGCCGATGTTTTCGGCGTAGTCGCCCGTAAAGACGAAAGTGCGTCAGTACCATTGCCAGGATATTGCCCAGTAAATGACAGATACTGGTTTCTTCAGGCGTCCATTCCCGCGCCTGGGTTTGCCGGGTGAGGCAAAGCCCCCCGTACAACTGGCCTTCGTGCAGGATAGGGATGCAGAATGCGGATTTGATCTGGCGGGCTTGCAGCGATTTTTTTTGTGGTCCTTCGGGCAAGTGCTCAACGTCTGAAATGCACAGGCTTGCCCGGCGGGTAAAAGCTTCAAGCACCGGGGCAAGATCATCAAGGGTGGGCGGGGGCAGGCTGCAGGCTGAGCTTTGCCGGGCGCTTGTCCAGGCAAAGGGCTCGAACCATGTGTCGTTGATGTATTCTATAAGGGTTACCTGCCCGCAGTGCAGGGTTTCGCCAATACTGGCCAGACTGGCCTGCAGGAAGGGTTCCTTACGGTCGTGAAGGAGCGCTGAACTGGAAATTTCCAGTGCCAGAATCAGGGGGTTGGCATAGGGGCCGTCAGAGGCCTTGAAAGGGGCTGACATGCGGCGCTCCAAAAAAGGTTAAGCAAATTGCTGCGATAAGGTGGCACCATATCCGGTTGAAGAGAGGGGTGTCAATAAAAGGGGCACTATAGAGCTGGTATTTCGTTAGAGCATTTTAACTTTGAAAAAGCTTAAATCCTCTAACGCTGCACCGCGGCGTGAATTCCGTCGAAAATCGTATTTCCGGCAGAATGATAACTGTGAAATGTAATGCATTTCAAAGTTAAACTGCTCTAGTCCTCTACCCACAGAGAGGCAAGACGATCGGCCTGTTGCTGGTGGTTCTTCTCAAGATGAAGGCGCAGTTGTTGGAGAAAGCGAGCCGCTTTTTCATCAAGATGCTGTAAATCCTTATCATTCGTTATAATCATGTCACACGCGGCCATCTTGCGTTCTTCAGGCCATTGCCAGGCCTCAAGGGCAGCCATTTTTTCCGGGCTCCACCCTCTGGTCTCTGCCGTGCGTGCAGTGCGCAGGGGCAGGGGGCAATGCACCCCTACGGTCAACGGCTTCGGCGAAAAAAGCTGCTGCCAGCCGCATTCGAAATACAGAGGAATTTCAGCCGCTGCCAGGGGGGCACCCTGATCTTCCAGGTGCGACCAAAAAATTTCCACAGCCTGTCTGGTCAGGGCGTGAACGGTCTGCTCCACGTCCCGACGCAGCACGGGATCTTCCTGCATGGCGGCTAAAAGAGCTTCCTTGTTTACGGAACCGTCAGCTTCAAGCAGGCTGCTACCGCGCAATCGGCCTATCCATTGGCTGCCAGCGCCTTTGGGAGCATAAAGGTCTGCCACAATCGTGTCGGCACTGATGACAGGCACGCCTTTTTGGGCCAGAAAAGCCGTAAAGGCAGATTTGCCGCTGCCTGGGTTGCCAGTGATGACAAGCCGCTGCATGCGGCTGTCTGTTTGCAGGGCTGCGTCCGGCATGTCGTCGGGCGGCGGGCAGGAAAAATTCATGGCTTCGCCGTTGACAGGATGCGTGAAGCTCAAGCGCCACGCGTGCAGCATTTGGCGGGGGGCCATGCTTTGCACGGCTTTGGGGGCATACAGTTTATCGCCCAGCAGGGGGTATCCCAAGTGAGTCATGTGTACGCGTATCTGATGGGTTCGTCCTGTGTGGATACGCACGGCGAGTAGTGAGATGCTCTTGTCTTCCGAATGCCAGAGACGCTGCCATTCCGTATGGGCATGCCTGCCACCGCGATTTTCCGGCACAATGGCCATTTTTACCTTGGCGGTGGGGTGACGCCCCACAGGTTCAAGGCACTGCCCGCTCTGTGGAGGAAGTCCTGCCACAAGGGCCAGATATTCCTTGTGGACCTGGCGTTCAGAAAAGGCGTTGCTGAGGCTGAGACGGTCGATTTCGGTAAGGGCCACAACCAGAAGGCCGCTGGTGTCTTTATCGAGCCGATGCACAATGCCGGGGCGTTGCCCTTCGATTTTGCCCAACTGGGGAAAGCGCGCCAGAAGGCGCTGCACCAAGGTCTGTTCCGGGCAGGAGGGGCAAGGATGCACAGTAAGACCTGCAGGTTTATTACAAACCACAAGGTGTTCGTCGTGCCAGAGTACTTCCAGATGCCCGTCTTCAGGCTGAAGCTGGCTGGATATTTCCGGCAGTTGCAGGTGTACCTGCTGCCCCGTCTTGACCTTGGCGGCGGGTCTGGTTTCGACGAGTCCGTCCACGGTACAGTGGCCGGACTGAATGGCTTTTTGCAGGGCCGCCCGCGAAAGATCAGGTTTGGCGGCGCTCAGTATACGGTCAAGTCTCTGGCCTGCCTGAGCGGCGGTGATTTCCAGTTGCAGGCTGCTCACTGAAGGGTATCCGCCGGGGTGGAAAGGGTACGCAACCTGTCCACAAAGGTCGTGCCCCTGTACAGATTTTTCAGTTCACTGCCAGGCGTGATGGACGTGACAACAGCTCTGCCAATGACAAAGCGGGCATTGTCGTCATTGCCTTCTACCGTGCGAACCCCCCAGACATTGTGGAAAATGGCCGGGCGACCGTCGTATTTGCCCACATAAAGCATGATGTGCCCGCGCATGCCCACAAGGCTCAGGAAGGGAACGCCGTAGCGCAGGATGGTGTCTTCTTTTTCTCTGGTGGTCATGCCTTCAAGGGAGTTGACGGCCCCTACGCGGGCCTGCCCACCGGAGTTGCGGGGAAGCCAGATGCCGAAAGGCGTGAAAATGTCGCGGGTGAGGGCAGAGCAATCCCTTTCGCCAAACATGCCGCCCCAGCCATAGCGCTGCCCCATCATGACATTGCCCACGGCAGCCACATTGTCTGGCGTCAGGGGCAGGGGGCGGGCAACTACATCAGATGAAGATACCGTGAATGGCGCTGTGCGGGCCATGCCGTTACTGTCTTTAACCGGGGCCAGCAAGGTGACTGGCGGCGCTGCTGGGTCGTTGTATACGATTGACGCACTCAAGCCCCCTCCGGCAAGGGTGGGCAGTATGGTGCCTATACTTACGTTTTGCCCCCCGGTTGAGGCGGAAGCCCCATACTGGGCGGTCTGGTCTGTGAGGCGCACGTTGTCTCGTACAACTGCCGCAAACGAAGCATTGCGGTAAAGCGACATAAAGCTGTCGTCAACCAGCGCCAGGTCTTCGGCATCAACCCATCCGCCCGCTATGGGGCATTCCACAAAGTGCCATCTGCCGTCGTTGGATGTATGAGCAATCAGCACAGGCGTGCCCAGGGGCAGTAAGGAATACTGAAAGTAGTCGAATGGGTTGGCACGCGGGTCAGGCGTGGGTTCGGAAAAACGCGTCAGGTGCGTGGGCATTTCACGCAGGTCTGTATTGCGTACTGTAATGGCAGCCTGAGCGCGATTGGGGAAGTTTTTGAGGTTGGCGTTGCGGGCCATAGCGTCCCATTCCATCTGGGTCCAGCGTTCGCTGCCTTGCTTATAGCCACGGGCCTTATTGAAAATGACGGCAACATCGCGTTTGCGCACGGAGGTTTTACGCATTTCCCAGGGGCCAAAAAAAATTCGGTCAAAGCGGGCAAGCTGACGGCTCTGTTCTGCCTGAGAAATAAGCCTTTTATTTTGCCCTGCGTTTTTTGCGTAAACTTCAAGGTTCTGTGGGAATTGGCGCAGGTCGGCTATGGTGCCCATCCATGAGGGGGCACTTCCATCGCGGGGAGGAACACTTTTACCGCCACATGCGGCCATCAGAAGCAGAAGGGATGCAAGACAAACCAGACGAAGGCGGGAAAACATGAGGGACCCTCCGGGCGGGAATTAACCGGGATCATCCGGTCTTTTTACATATTAGCACTTCAAATATGTAGTCGGCAATGCATTCTTTTCAGCAGGTTTCGTCTGTTGCCAGCATATGTAATATTGACATTAGTTCGCTACCTTCTTAAAAGAGACTTCGCTGTCACCATCGTCTATCCGGTTAGGACGGCGGCCTCTCAAGCCGCTAAGACGGGTTCAAATCCCGTTGGTGACGCCAAATTAAATCAGGTACTTACAGTCTTTGGCTGTAAGTACCTTTTTCTTTATGGCTTTAGCCAGTTGAGCGCGCTGGAACAAGCGGGTGCGATGGCTGTCATTGATTTGCGCGCATGTTGGCATATTGGTGCAAATAAAAAAGCGGGAATTTCTCTCCGTTTTTGTCGTTCTACGCAAGTTGTTTTTGACTTGGATACGGCTCTATGCGCAGACGCAGGCAATGTTGCCAATCGTTTTTTGAGAATCCTCACATTGCGGAACTGCGCAGACTAATGGAGAGAGCATGTAAAAACGGGCGGGCACGCATCGGCCCCTTAACTAGTATATTTGTTCTTCAATGCGGGCATAAATCTGCAATGTAGGATAGTTGAAGATTTACATATTGATATTTTTGCCTGTGTTTTAGCAATAGCCGATATTGAATTTGAAAGCTTTATTTGCCCAACCTGTATCGGTATTGCGGGGAAATCATACATAAAAGGTATGGCTGAAGACGATTTGCCGGATAATTCCTTGCAAGGTGCCTTGAGCTGGTTCAACGGCAGTCCTTCTGCCAGAGCTTCGTTTTTTTTAAGAAGGCTATCGATTACAAAGAGAGTTTGACGAATTTTCTTCCCTGTCTATATGGTTATGGTGCTTCGTTGGCCCTGGCTGTATTCCTGTGTGGATGCAGCCAATTGAAGCTGCCCACCTTGCCCTAGTGCAAGGTGGGTCTTTTTAAAGCTATGCAGCTAATTTTTTCTATTTGTCTATATTGTTGACGCTGCGGCAATGGATATGCTTATTGCTGTATATAGAATTTATCTAAAAGTTTATGGGAAGAGTAAGGAGAGGCAGGGGAGCCCGTCCTGGCTGGCGCAGGGCGGGTTTTTTCCGCCGTTTTGCCTTGTTGTTTCGGTTGGCCCTATGCGCGCATCGGGCAGATTGCGAAATTGTTAGGTGTTTCCGAAGGCAGTGTGGTTGCCTCTTGCGAACTTTTGAATGGAGCACCCTAAAAAGGTTGATACAACAAGCAGTACTGAATCTATGCTTGAATGCATGTGTTCTTGGCGTTGTACAGGCTCATTTTGGCGCAGTATGTTGAACGCATTTGGATCAAAGCAAAATTAGAAAAATGCTGACTCTGTTTGTGAGGATGGCTGAAGAAATATTGCGAATTTGTACAAAATTCCATCGCACAGAGTGAGGGTGGATAGAAAAACAGGAGCACGGTCACACATGGACAAAGAAGAATTATCCTCGTCTTGGGCTATACTGAAAAGATTGCTGCCAGTGGTGATCTGGGGATTGTTTTTCTGTGTTGTCATATGTTCTTTCTATATGAGCTATGATCTAAAAATTTCAAGAGAATTTGGTTTCATGTTTGGCCTTTTTGCACGATACTTGGGCTATTTTCTATTCGCGGTTGTCATCATAATTCTATTGAAGATTTTGAGTGTTCTGAAAGAAATTGATCTGCGCATGAAGCTTATTGAAGAAAGCATGCTGGAATTGAAAAAGAGAATTGATGTGTACCCATTTGCTGATGAGGACAATATTGATTTGCAGCGGTTCGCGGACGAATGGGCTTTGGCGGCTCAGGAAGCGGGAAGGGCGCGGCAGGAATAAACGCAGTGTTTTGCGGGTGGTCTACTGCCCAGTAATAGTGTTTGATATTTTGAAATTTTGTGCATTGGGCCAGCGAGATTTTGTCACCCAGAAGCCATAGTGCTGACACAACAAAACAGGTTGATAATTATAAGGTTAATTCATTCGGCAGCCCCAAGCCGAAACCTCTCCTGCAGGCACTTCACCTCTATATCATCTCCTTTTCCTTCCCCTCAAAAAAAGCCGGTCTAAGACCGGCTTTTTCCAGTTTGTCCGACGGGTTCAGGCCGCGCTGCCCCAACCGGAAACAATAATGAGCATTCCGGCAAGAGCGATTACGCCGCCGACCATATCTGTAGTGGAGAGAGAAATTCCGTCCACAAACTTGAGCCACGAAAGAGCCGTTATAACGTACACGCAGCCGTAAGCCGCATATACTCTGCCGCTGGCCGCAGGGTGCATGGTCAGAAGCCATGCAAAAACGGCAAGGCTTAATGCCGCCGGAACAAGCAGCCAGGGCGAGCCGCCTTTTCGCAACCACAAATAGGGCAGGTAGCAACCGACAATTTCAGCAATGGCAGTCACCACAAACAACAAGAATGTTTTTAAAATCATACGGCTTCTTTGGCATAAATTGCGTTTTGCGCTGTTGACGAAACCCCTCGCAAGGCAGCATGCCAGAACAAAAGCCCAAGGTCGAGAGACGCTCTGCTGCAATAAGCTACGCTGTTACTCATGCGGTATTTGGTGGGCCAGAAAAACCCTCACGGCCCGCAGGGTGCGGATCGTGAGGGTAATATCTGCATTGTCATCTGCAGATGTAATCATTTGTTATGCGTGAATATTTTTTGATAAACCCGTGCGGGCATCAGACCTTGCGGATACGCACTTTGTACTTGCGCAGAAAATCGGCGGGAAGGTAGGTCATTTTGGCTTGGCGCAGGCCTTCTTCGTCCAGATCCTGTGCACGGTTCATATAGGTGAACCCTGCTCCCGCGCGCCGGGCGAAGGTGCAGTTGATGGTCTGGTAAACGCCCTTGAATCCGTTAAGGCCCTTTTCGTAGTGAACACCAAGGCTTTCGCCATCAAGGTCTTCACCAACACTGAAGGCTACCATTTTACCATCCACATAGAGCGAACCGCCCGTGAGCCCCTGAAAGCTGTTCCAATGGCTCAGCACGCGGTTGATGGCCTCATTTTCGGCCCTGAGGGAAGGGGACTCTTCGCATTCATGCCACTGGCACCAGTCGTCCTGAACTGCCAGCACATCTTCCACCATTGCATCATCAAGGCTGTGATAGTCCGGTTCGCCGTAGGTTTTGACGTAGCTGTTATAATGGTTGCGTTTTTTGTGATAGCGGTTACCAGGCAGCTCTGCCAGCTCTTCCTGCTTGTAAAGGTATTCCCATTGCCCGCGGTCTTCGTCAGCATCTACAAGGCCGGGCAGATGTTCCTGCCAGATGTACAGCAGCTTTTCCGGCACGCGTACCACGTCATGTGCGTTTTCGTTGAATGAGCAGGGCAGAAGGCTTTTCCAGTCAACAGCGTTCCAATCGCCCACCGGAGCCCAGCAAATGGGATATGGGCGCATTTGGCGTATCCAGCAAAGATTGTCGTCAAAGCACCACTCAAGACCGTAGTAGTCCTGCCAGCCCCAGAGGTTGGCCAGGGTATAGTCCAGCGAACGCTGAGGGGTACGCTGCCAGAGCTCATAATACCGCTGACTGTCATCCAGACTTACGGGGGAAAAACTTTTGCTCACAATACTCTCCTTGGAAGGGGCCGCGCGGGGATCTGCAGCTTCTGACAGGGTCAGACCTGGTGCGGCTGGCGGCTTCGGCTCATGGCAAAGCGCATCCAGTCGCGGCGCAGCACCACATAAAGCATGATGCTGGTTTGCAGGCATTGGGAAACAAGCATGGCAACAAATACGCCAGAGGCAGTGCCCCAAAGAACATGCCCAAGCAGCCAGCCTAGGGGAAGCCGCACCAGCCAGAAGGTGCCGCCAAAAATCATCAGGTTGTACTTGGTCGCTCCCGCCCCTGTCATGACGCCGCCCATGACGGTGCTGGCAATAGAAAAGGGGGTGGAGAGCAGGTTATAGGTCAGGTAGTTTACAATCTGGGCCTGAGTGCCCGGTTCCTGAGAAAGCAGCACAGCAATATCCTGCCTGAAAGGCCAGAGCAGGGCTGCAATGAGACTCATGCCAATGGCCGAAACAGTCACCATTGTAAGAGCAACTTTTTTGGCTTCTTCGGGCTTGCCAGCGCCAAGGCTGTTGCCCACAAGAACGGCCACGCTCATGTTAAACGCCATACCGGGCAGGAACAGCAAGGCTTCTACTCTCAGGCCTGCGGTGAGTCCGGCCAGGGCGTTGACGCTGTCAAAGGGCAGAGAGGCCACCAGAACAAAGAGGGTCAGATAGCCCGATTGCCAGACGATCTGTGCGGCTCCGGCAGGTAGGGCCACTTTGAGCAGATAGGGCAGGCCTGCTTTGAGCCAGCGTGGTGTGGGCAGGGTTCGGCGTTGCAGGTAGCCAGAATGCATAAGCAGGGCGCAGTTGCAAATTGCGCCAAGACACTGCGAGCCTACGGTGGCCCACGCCAATCCCATATAGCCCCAGTTGGGCAAACCAAACCAGCCCAGACCAAAGCCAAGGCAGGCCAGCAGGTTTACCACGCAAACAATGGCGGCCACCCAAAGAGGAGGAATAACCTGCCGCGTGGCACGAAACATAACGCCTGTGGCTGCATAAACGTACTGAGCGGGCAGTGCCAGCATGCCGACCTGCCAAAGCTCTTTTGTGAGAGGCATGATGCTGTCTGGCACCATAAGCATGCCCAGAATGGCATCTCCAAAATACCAGCCAAACAGCGCCACCGCAAAGCCCAGAGCAAAACACCCCACAACGGTCGTGCCCACATAACGCTGGGCACGCGCCACCTTGAGCGCCCCAAGCGACTGGCTTACGGCGGCGGTGGCTCCACTGGAGATGGCCATGGCAACCACCATGAGCAAGATGCCGCATTGGTTGACCATGCCCAGAGCAGCCTGGACTTCGGCGCTGATTTGTCCTGCAACCCACACTGCTACCAAGCCCATGAAGAACACAAGGTACATCATGAGCAGCTGAGGCCATGTGAGGCGCCATACGGCACGGGGAGATGTGCTCAGGTCGGGTTTAGGTCGACTCTGAGAAGCGGACAGACCGCGTTGTTCAGTCACGGCAGAATCGCAGTTCCGTCACGGCAGTCCGTTACGAAGTTATATGTGGCTAGAGCAAGTTACGAATGAAATGAGTCAATCGTTCTGCAAGGTTTTGCGTGCAAACTCTTGCCACGAAATAGGCGTAGGCGAGCGTTGCTCGCCTTAACGCGACTATTTTACGTTCAAAAAGCTCTAGTTGAGTCCTTCAAGGCAGCTGACCAGGTCTTCAAGAGATTCACGTCGGCGGATGAGCCTTGCCGTGCCGTCGCTCTGAATGAGCACCTCAGCAGGCCGTTGGCGCTGGTTATAATTCGAACTCATTGTAAATCCGTATGCGCCCGCGTCAAGTATGCCGAGCACATCTCCTTCACATATTTCTGGGAGTTCACGATCTTTTGCAAGAATATCACCGCTTTCGCAGATGTTGCCAACCACGGTCTGCACCATCTCCTTGCGGGGATTGCCGTCGGCCTTGCCATAAATTTCAACATCGTGGAAGGAATCATACATGGCGGGGCGCACCAGCACGTTGAAGCCAAGATCCGTGCCCACATAGCGCTTTTCGCCATTATTTTTCACTGCATGCACGCTGCCGAGCAGTACGCTGCATTCTGCCGCTACATAGCGGCCCGGCTCAACAAGAAAACGTCCAGTATAGCCGGTTTTTCCTGCCCAATCGCTGATAAGGGCATGCAGGCGGCTGCCCAGTTCGGCCATGTCCAGCCGGGGTTGTTCTTCATACTTGTGGTAGGGGATGCCAAAGCCGCCGCCGAAGTCGATGATTTCAAGAGCTTTCAGCGCGCTTTCGGGCAGTTGTTCTGCCATGTGCAGCAGCACTTCCGCAGCGTTGAGGTAACCTTCGGCTTCCATAAAGAGCGAACCGATATGCTGGTTGATGCCGGCCAGGGTCATGTTGTGCTTTTTCAGCAGGGCGAAAACTTCGTCCATTTGGCCGGGGTTGACGCCGAATTTGGTTTCCTTGCCCGCAGTCACAACCTTGGCGTGGTGGCCTGCGCCGATACCGGGATTGAAACGTACCATAACCTTGCCGCCCCAGTTGATGGCGCCCAGGTCATCGAGTTGCGAAAGTGAGTCCACGCTGACCAGCAGATTGTGCTTGAGGGCATTTTTCAGCTCTTCGCGCGAATTATTATTAGAGATATAAAGGATCTGTTCAGACGAGAAGCCAGCAAGCTGGTCCATATAAAGCTCACCGGGGCTCATCGCGTCCACAACCAGACCCTCTTCGCGCACCATACGCAAAAGAACAGGGTTGGCGTTGGCCTTGATGGAGTAGTTGACGCCAAAGCCAGGGTGTTTCGAAAGACCCATGAGGTCGCGGCAGCGCTGGCGCAGCACATTCTCATTATACACATAAAGCGGGGTGCCAAAGGTTTCGGCCAGTTCGCGCGGGGTGTGGCGACCGTAAAATTGCAGATCATCAGTATAGCTGGAGCGGATGTCGGACATAAATACCTCTGGGGATAGCTCAAAAATTTCTGGTGCCGCCCGTGCCCGGGCAGTAATTTACCTTGGGGGGTGTAATTTATAATTATCCCGGTCAAGGTGCGCACTGTCAAGTCTTGCCCCGCCTGTAAGTGTTCGTATGGCAATGTTGGATTGACATAAAAAGCCTGCCGTGTTTTGCTTTCTTTTTTGATAACGGGCGCTTTTCATGCGCTTGTGCCGTTGGGCCGTGCAGATGGAACCATGCGGCAGGGCACCCGCCAAACCGCCCACAAGACTATCCTTGGAGTATTTATTATGCCCATCAAAAAAGGCGATACGGTGCGTGCGCACTATACGGGAACCCTGGACGACGGCACAGTGTTCGATTCCTCGCGTGAGCGCGATCCCCTGGAGTTCGTCATGGGCCAGGGCATGCTTATTCCTGGTTTTGAAGCCGCCGTTGAAGGCCGTGAAGCCGGAGAAACTGTCACTGTGACCATCGCTCCCGCCGAAGCCTATGGCGAAGCCGATCCGGAGCTGATTTTCACTGTGGCCCGCGCTCAGGTGCCGGATCACATTCCCCTCAATGTCGGCGTACCCCTGCAACTGTCCAACGAGCAGGGCCAGATGGACGTGACCATTACCGAAGTGACCGCTGACGAAGTGACCCTTGACGCCAACCATCCTTTGGCGGGCAAGTCCCTCACATTTGAAATCGAGATCGTCGGCGTCAAATAGTATGAGACGTCAGGCCGGCGGGCGACAGTCTGCCGGCCTTTTTTATAAGGCTCTGCCGAATGCGGCAACACGGCAGTTTTACTGCGCAGCTTTTCGGCAGATGAGTTTCAGAACGATTTTTTTGGTGCGTCATCCCCCTTTTAGACGCGAGGTTCGTACATGAGCAGCAAGTCCGCCCGACACAGTGCCATTCAGGCTATCACCACCTACAAGCCTGAAGCGGCCCCCCTTAATTTTGCCGATACCAGGCCAACGGATATTTTTGGCTGTAACGTTTTCAATGACCGTGTCATGCGTGAGCGTCTGCCCAAGAGCGTTTATCGCTCCCTGCACAAGACCATTGAATTTGGTCAGCGCATGGACCCCTCCATTGCTGATACCGTGGCGGCGGTCATGAAGGATTGGGCCATTGAAAAAGGGGCTACTCACTTTACGCATATTTTTTACCCGCTCACCGGGCAGACTGCCGAAAAGCATGACAGCTTTCTCATGCCTGACGGCTCCGGCGGGGTGATTGCCGAATTTTCCGGGTCCATGCTCATTCGAGGCGAACCTGATGCCTCGTCCTTTCCTTCCGGCGGCCTGCGCTCCACCTTTGAGGCGCGCGGCTATACGGCGTGGGACGTGACAAGCCCTGCCTATATTATGGAAAACCCCAATGGCACTTTTTTGTGCATCCCCACCATGTTCCTTTCATGGACTGGTGTGGCTCTGGACAAAAAAACACCGCTTTTGCGTTCCAGCCAGGCGCTCAACCGCGAAGCCAAACGTGTACTGCGGTTTTTCGGGCAGGAAACAGAACTGCCTGTGGTGGCCTACGCCGGGCTTGAACAGGAATATTTCGCCATTGATCACAACTTCAACTTCGCCAGGCCCGATATCCAGATCGCGGGACGTACCCTCTTTGGTGCGCGTCCGGCCAA
It encodes:
- a CDS encoding FKBP-type peptidyl-prolyl cis-trans isomerase; amino-acid sequence: MPIKKGDTVRAHYTGTLDDGTVFDSSRERDPLEFVMGQGMLIPGFEAAVEGREAGETVTVTIAPAEAYGEADPELIFTVARAQVPDHIPLNVGVPLQLSNEQGQMDVTITEVTADEVTLDANHPLAGKSLTFEIEIVGVK
- a CDS encoding MATE family efflux transporter codes for the protein MMYLVFFMGLVAVWVAGQISAEVQAALGMVNQCGILLMVVAMAISSGATAAVSQSLGALKVARAQRYVGTTVVGCFALGFAVALFGWYFGDAILGMLMVPDSIMPLTKELWQVGMLALPAQYVYAATGVMFRATRQVIPPLWVAAIVCVVNLLACLGFGLGWFGLPNWGYMGLAWATVGSQCLGAICNCALLMHSGYLQRRTLPTPRWLKAGLPYLLKVALPAGAAQIVWQSGYLTLFVLVASLPFDSVNALAGLTAGLRVEALLFLPGMAFNMSVAVLVGNSLGAGKPEEAKKVALTMVTVSAIGMSLIAALLWPFRQDIAVLLSQEPGTQAQIVNYLTYNLLSTPFSIASTVMGGVMTGAGATKYNLMIFGGTFWLVRLPLGWLLGHVLWGTASGVFVAMLVSQCLQTSIMLYVVLRRDWMRFAMSRSRQPHQV
- the lysA gene encoding diaminopimelate decarboxylase codes for the protein MSDIRSSYTDDLQFYGRHTPRELAETFGTPLYVYNENVLRQRCRDLMGLSKHPGFGVNYSIKANANPVLLRMVREEGLVVDAMSPGELYMDQLAGFSSEQILYISNNNSREELKNALKHNLLVSVDSLSQLDDLGAINWGGKVMVRFNPGIGAGHHAKVVTAGKETKFGVNPGQMDEVFALLKKHNMTLAGINQHIGSLFMEAEGYLNAAEVLLHMAEQLPESALKALEIIDFGGGFGIPYHKYEEQPRLDMAELGSRLHALISDWAGKTGYTGRFLVEPGRYVAAECSVLLGSVHAVKNNGEKRYVGTDLGFNVLVRPAMYDSFHDVEIYGKADGNPRKEMVQTVVGNICESGDILAKDRELPEICEGDVLGILDAGAYGFTMSSNYNQRQRPAEVLIQSDGTARLIRRRESLEDLVSCLEGLN
- a CDS encoding phosphatidylglycerol lysyltransferase domain-containing protein, whose product is MSKSFSPVSLDDSQRYYELWQRTPQRSLDYTLANLWGWQDYYGLEWCFDDNLCWIRQMRPYPICWAPVGDWNAVDWKSLLPCSFNENAHDVVRVPEKLLYIWQEHLPGLVDADEDRGQWEYLYKQEELAELPGNRYHKKRNHYNSYVKTYGEPDYHSLDDAMVEDVLAVQDDWCQWHECEESPSLRAENEAINRVLSHWNSFQGLTGGSLYVDGKMVAFSVGEDLDGESLGVHYEKGLNGFKGVYQTINCTFARRAGAGFTYMNRAQDLDEEGLRQAKMTYLPADFLRKYKVRIRKV
- a CDS encoding NlpC/P60 family N-terminal domain-containing protein encodes the protein MFSRLRLVCLASLLLLMAACGGKSVPPRDGSAPSWMGTIADLRQFPQNLEVYAKNAGQNKRLISQAEQSRQLARFDRIFFGPWEMRKTSVRKRDVAVIFNKARGYKQGSERWTQMEWDAMARNANLKNFPNRAQAAITVRNTDLREMPTHLTRFSEPTPDPRANPFDYFQYSLLPLGTPVLIAHTSNDGRWHFVECPIAGGWVDAEDLALVDDSFMSLYRNASFAAVVRDNVRLTDQTAQYGASASTGGQNVSIGTILPTLAGGGLSASIVYNDPAAPPVTLLAPVKDSNGMARTAPFTVSSSDVVARPLPLTPDNVAAVGNVMMGQRYGWGGMFGERDCSALTRDIFTPFGIWLPRNSGGQARVGAVNSLEGMTTREKEDTILRYGVPFLSLVGMRGHIMLYVGKYDGRPAIFHNVWGVRTVEGNDDNARFVIGRAVVTSITPGSELKNLYRGTTFVDRLRTLSTPADTLQ
- a CDS encoding dephospho-CoA kinase: MSSLQLEITAAQAGQRLDRILSAAKPDLSRAALQKAIQSGHCTVDGLVETRPAAKVKTGQQVHLQLPEISSQLQPEDGHLEVLWHDEHLVVCNKPAGLTVHPCPSCPEQTLVQRLLARFPQLGKIEGQRPGIVHRLDKDTSGLLVVALTEIDRLSLSNAFSERQVHKEYLALVAGLPPQSGQCLEPVGRHPTAKVKMAIVPENRGGRHAHTEWQRLWHSEDKSISLLAVRIHTGRTHQIRVHMTHLGYPLLGDKLYAPKAVQSMAPRQMLHAWRLSFTHPVNGEAMNFSCPPPDDMPDAALQTDSRMQRLVITGNPGSGKSAFTAFLAQKGVPVISADTIVADLYAPKGAGSQWIGRLRGSSLLEADGSVNKEALLAAMQEDPVLRRDVEQTVHALTRQAVEIFWSHLEDQGAPLAAAEIPLYFECGWQQLFSPKPLTVGVHCPLPLRTARTAETRGWSPEKMAALEAWQWPEERKMAACDMIITNDKDLQHLDEKAARFLQQLRLHLEKNHQQQADRLASLWVED
- a CDS encoding YnfA family protein, with product MILKTFLLFVVTAIAEIVGCYLPYLWLRKGGSPWLLVPAALSLAVFAWLLTMHPAASGRVYAAYGCVYVITALSWLKFVDGISLSTTDMVGGVIALAGMLIIVSGWGSAA